The nucleotide window CAGAGCTCCCCAAATCATCCAGCACtatgaaaaccaaaacaaaccccaaggCAGTATTGctagagcagagctggagccaggTTTTGGATAAAGCTCAGGAATTCCTCGAGCAGagggggcctctcccagcctttccctgcaaATCCTGCAGGAAGGCTCTTGGGAATCACCCCGTGGCCGGTGCCatctccctgccagcctctcccagccctccagAGCcaaccccagcagcagcaggcagggctgagaggaaggggcaggggcaagGGGGCACCAGGATGCTGTGGAGCACCTTGGATCAACAGtgcccccattcccagggaggGATTCCCACAGGGAGATGCAATCCCTGATTTCTGGGGGGGATCAGCAGCTCGGGGCTGGGATCCTGCATGGACAGCCATTCCACGGGCAACCAGCACCTGGATCCAACCCAACcatcctcctgctccctcaCAGGCAGAGGAATTCtgctgagggaagggaaaggccCAGAAATATCCAGGGATTTCCCAGAAAGATCCCTGCACTTTCCCCTACCTCAGAGTCCGACCCGCTCCGGgatccagctcctgcctcctgccccattcccaatccACGTGTTCATTTGCTTGGGTTATCTGTgtaaaaaataaactttcttGATAATGTTCCATAAAAATACTCTTGTCCTGGGTGGCAGATATTGCAGAGTGAAGGGAGAGCAGCTTCTGACCCCGCTCTAGAAAACGTGGAAAAGGCTTCACTGCTTTGTGTAGAAAAAGGCAAGGATTTGGTGTCCCAAGAGCCGGTACAAAACAAGGAAGGGGAGGATTCCCTGGATGCTGGATGCCGTCCTCCAGGCCTCCTCTGAACCACTCTTCAGTCTCATCCTGGGATTCAGGTGAAggaggcagctccagcctccaGCACGGGGGTCAGGACAGCCTGACATCTCTAGAAAAATCCTTGgagagtttaaaaaaagaagctcCATGCTgccttcctccttttttaaaGGATGTGGCTGATTCCAGTCCCAAAGGAGAGTGTTTGGCATCCAATCTATCAGTTTCAGGTACCTATTCTGCTGCACCAGAGAGCAGGGACGAGTGTGCCAAAAAGCATCTAGCAATAAATAGATCTGGACACAGGGCTAAGCTCCCAACACGGATATTAAACCCCAATCCAAGGAttgatcccagccctgctccacagcTCTCTGCTCACTCGCTGGGACAACTGGAGAGGCTCCACCTTCTTCAACAAGGTGGGAATTGCAGTGGGaacagaggcagcagaggggctccagagGGTTCCTGGAGTGTCCAGaaggagccagggcagggagagggatcAGCCTCAGTTctcagagagggacagagccagggctgcctgcaacGCTGCCTCCTCGTCGATGTTGTAATCCTGGAAAGCAAagagggcagctcaggagagctggcacagccagggcacactGTGCCCACggagccctgcctgctcctcgTGGAGCCTGAATTCCCCTGGCACACAGACCCCAGGAATGCCACCCGTGCTCTCTAGGGTGTCCTCTGTGCCCACACCCCTCTCCTGCCCAGGCTCTCACACCTGCCAGGGGGGATGGAACCTGCCCACACAAGCTGAGACCAAAGGGTGAAGCCTTCCAGCAAAGGCCAGGGGTTTTTGCAGAGCTCTGGGTTGGGATATTCCTCTGAAAATGCCTGGAGGTTCTTTTTCCTGACATCTCTCCAATGAAAGCAGGATGGGAACAGAGCCTCCCCTGAGGCCAAGGCTGAGCCATCACCACTGCCCCCCAcacaggaggggtcaggggcCCCCCATGTGCAGCAACCacacccccccaaacccctgggcagggctgctcccaccccCTGCTCCCAAAACCTCCAAGAAAAGGAGTTTTGTGTTACAGCTCCTCAGGGGAAGAGTTCCATGGAAAAACCCATTTTGTGGAGTGCAGGAACAACCCCCTCTCCTCCTGGTGTGTGTGAGGACACCCTGGTGGCTGCGGGGCTCTCATGGGTGGGACACATGGTTTCACCTCCTGGCACAGGACACGGCTCAGGGTCAGACTCACCACGAAGGTGTCGTAGGAGAACTTGTGCCTGTggagcaggtgctgcaggaagTTGGCACTCTTGTAGCTGGGATCCCCCCAGGGCATGGCCGAGCACACCGGGCACACCTGTGGGGACATGGACACGGGATGGTGGCACCTGCAcatggccttggacactgccagggatccaggggcagccacagctgctctgggaacctgtgccagggcttccccaccctcacagggaaggatttcttcctcatatccaacccaaacaaactcTCTGGCAGTTTGGATCCACTCCCCCTTGTCAATAGCCTCTCTCCACCTTTCCTGAAGGtcctggaaggccacaattaggtctCCCTGAAGCTTCTCTTTCCCaagctgaacaatcccaattttctcagcctttcctcacggCAGAGCTGCTCCACCCCTCTGATCACCTTCATGatctcctctggagctgctccatcagctccaggtccttcctgtgctgaagATCCCAAGTTCCCCACCTTGGTCAACCCAGAgggaacagggagaggaaaTCCAGCACCACCTGGTTTGCAGGAACAGGGGGATGGAGGCAGCTCATTCCAGGGAGCCTCTAACAAAGCAGAGACAAATCCCCATCTCCCAAAGGGATTTAAACCAGCTGGAACACAGCTGTGCCTCCACAAACACCCTGATGCTGCAGGGTGGGGCTGGTTTCCAGAGCTGTCCCACACTCCCCAGCAGCACTCACCACTTTGTTGGGGTCATTCCTGTGGTTCTCCATGCAGTGCttcaccagctcctgctggtcCAGGTTCCGCGCCCCGCAGTACGGACACACGAACGTGGAGCGGTTGGGAATGTTGCTGCAGAGAGCAAGGATGAGCTCAGATCCCAGGGGAGGCTGCACTGCCTCCTTCCACACTAACACACAGCTCTGTGacagcaggagccagcccagccccttccAGCTTCCCAGCCTGGGTGGATCCTTCATCCCACCCCACACCCCAAAACCCGGAGCAGCAGCGCCAGGAGGGAACAGGTGCTGCTCTTCctcccagggacaggcacaACACACacctggattttggggcaagCAGGGAGGGCCCTGTTTCAGCCATACCTGGGAATAGGCTGGGATGTGGGGACCACTGGAACAAACTTGGGGCAGTTGGCCATCTGCTCCTGCACCTTGGCGCAGGACGAGATGTGAGAGCGCATTTTGGCCAGGGTCACCTGCAGGAGGGGGACAAGAAACACTCGTGGAGCTGCAGAAACACCTGCCAGGAGCCAggacagcagctgggctgggagtgagCTCTGCTCCACGACCCACAGCAGTGGGAATGCTGCACCCATGGAGGGGTGGACAGCTGGCGTGCAAGCCCAAGCTGAGGTAATAGGAGAAATAACAATTGATGATTTTCCAGTgtttccatagcaaggaagaagacaaggccaTCAGCATGGAAACAGATTAGAAAAGATACATGAAAATTTTTGTAAGTATAAGTAGATGTGTATATGTGCCttattaaatttctgtaaaacttttacCAATTATACTGGcgttaattgctttgcaccaacGAATATAGTGAGTTATTGTGATGTAGTTATTGACTTAAGATCACACTTTTTTAAGAGTATATAAGCTGGAGAACACACAGAatagaaaacttttttcttcttagacCTTGATCACGTGTGTTTGTCACATCCAGTCAAACTGTGACATGCACCCATCCATCCTTCCTCACAGGACGGAGatttggggctgcagggacccccagaggttctgtccccattccctgggagcagagcctgacccccctGGCTATCCcctctgtgcagagccacaggtGCCcccaagcctccttttctccaggctgaggctcccccagctctgtttccttctctgtacacattccagaggaggatGAGGACAACAGGGACCATGAGGACAAGCAGCTGCACAGCTTTACCTTcttgctgcagcctctgcagggagccTTGTAGGACGAGAGCTGTTTCTCCACgctggaagccttctccacctTCTTGGGGTCGAAGGGCACGCGGCAGAGCGGGCACAGCGGGGAGGGcacctgcaggcagggctgcaggcattCCCCACAAaacctgggggcacaggggggccctgagcacctgcaggcagggctgcaggcattCCCCACAAaacctgggggcacaggggggccctgagcacctgcaggcagggctgcaggcattCCCCACAAaacctgggggcacaggggggcccTGAGCACCCCGggcacagcagcaccccagCAGGGCACCCCTGCTGCCCAGGATGCCCCAAAGCCAGCTGATGGGTTCTAGCTTTTTAGCAGTTTTAGGTTTTGTGTTTTCAGATTCTGGACTGCGTTGGTAATAACCCTGAACTCCATACAAAGTGTCAGCagttctcctcacagctcaggcacacagaacaatccttttcctctcctcaggcacacagaacaatccttttccagccccagaaccaaggacatcactgcagcttcaggcccaaaaagtgcaaacaacaaaaagacccaaaaagtgcaaacaacagggaatggaggagagcaaactgggaggatgggactgcataacctgcagctggaattggacaattaaccccaatatggaaatggaccaaatcttataaaagtgtgaaagcCTGTGACTTAGAGTCCATCCTGGGCTCTTatactgcccaaggtgcatccttTGAAGGCTTCTTAATAAATCCCTATTTTACTCCTCTAACTCTGTCCAGCTTCTGTTCTAGGCAGCCTTTCAGGGCACCACAGGGATCAGCATTCctactgggagaactgggagaactgggagcAGGTGAGTCcccagggagctcctgcaggctcaGACAATTCCCCTGCTCCAAG belongs to Agelaius phoeniceus isolate bAgePho1 chromosome 12, bAgePho1.hap1, whole genome shotgun sequence and includes:
- the RNF166 gene encoding E3 ubiquitin-protein ligase RNF166 isoform X2 — its product is MPAALPAGAQGPPVPPGFVGNACSPACRCSGPPCAPRFCGECLQPCLQVPSPLCPLCRVPFDPKKVEKASSVEKQLSSYKAPCRGCSKKVTLAKMRSHISSCAKVQEQMANCPKFVPVVPTSQPIPSNIPNRSTFVCPYCGARNLDQQELVKHCMENHRNDPNKVVCPVCSAMPWGDPSYKSANFLQHLLHRHKFSYDTFVDYNIDEEAALQAALALSLSEN
- the RNF166 gene encoding E3 ubiquitin-protein ligase RNF166 isoform X1, which gives rise to MFRSLLVAAAQRPQGPAGPPRAAPGPGAAAEALEAQFSCPICLEVFHRAVGIAGCGHTFCGECLQPCLQVPSPLCPLCRVPFDPKKVEKASSVEKQLSSYKAPCRGCSKKVTLAKMRSHISSCAKVQEQMANCPKFVPVVPTSQPIPSNIPNRSTFVCPYCGARNLDQQELVKHCMENHRNDPNKVVCPVCSAMPWGDPSYKSANFLQHLLHRHKFSYDTFVDYNIDEEAALQAALALSLSEN